One genomic window of Xanthobacter dioxanivorans includes the following:
- a CDS encoding VOC family protein, which translates to MTDSSRARSPIFPALRYADGHAAIAWLERAFGFAPQAVHDGPDGALAHAELTSGDGLVMLGSGSADPANPWSTTPMGLYVRVDDIDAHYARAQAAGAEIVRPLAQTSYGAREYSARDPGGHLWSFGTYDPWAGK; encoded by the coding sequence ATGACCGACAGCAGCAGGGCGCGAAGCCCGATTTTCCCCGCTTTGCGCTACGCCGACGGACATGCCGCCATCGCCTGGCTGGAGCGCGCCTTCGGGTTCGCGCCCCAGGCGGTCCATGACGGGCCCGACGGCGCGCTCGCCCACGCCGAGCTGACGAGCGGCGACGGCCTCGTCATGCTCGGCTCCGGCAGCGCCGATCCCGCCAACCCCTGGAGCACCACGCCCATGGGGCTTTATGTGCGGGTGGACGACATCGACGCCCATTATGCGCGGGCGCAGGCGGCGGGGGCCGAGATCGTCCGGCCGCTGGCGCAGACCTCCTACGGCGCGCGCGAATATTCGGCGCGCGACCCCGGCGGGCACCTGTGGAGCTTCGGCACCTACGATCCGTGGGCCGGGAAATAG